The region GTTTGATTTTGCAAAACTCAAAGCCAAACTCCCAACCAAACATGTCAAGCCTCTCGAGGTATAGTGGCTGCCCTCTCTCTTGCGTCAACCCCGGGGAGAGCAGTGCTGAACCCAGCGTGGTGCTGCCACCTTTGGCAGGAGAGCACATGGGACACCCCACTGGCAGTTCCTTAAAACTCTGCCCCTCGCACAATTTGCGAGACTACCCAGAGACGAGGTCCAGTGCATATGTTGACCACTCGGTTCCCAGTTTTTCAGACTCTGGATACCCCAGCCACCGGTTAGAGCACAGCCCCAGGGGCTTTATCATTGGAGCCAATCTTTCTGGAGCCGGCATGCCACCTATCACTGATCAACTGGCATCAAGAGCTAACCAACATGGCGGGATTGGAAGGTACCGTGACTTCTCTGGCTGCAGAGACAACAGAAGCCACGCTTTTTTCACAGGTTACCAGGAGCAGGCCCACGCCTCAACCGACGCGTCCCGAGATCTCGGCAGCCACATGATGTTGGGGATACCCGGCGACCTCCTAGCTCGGAGTCACCCTTACGGCCAAGCTGTCAACCCCAAGGGAAACAGCCAGCAGCTTGTCACGCAGTTTCTGGGTCTGTACAAACCTCTTAACATGGCAATTCAGCGTGGAGGTGGCGACGCTTTCCTCAGGTGCTCCAAGCAAACTGTGAAGCACGAGCTGGTGTGCAAGTGGAGTGACGAGCAAGAGGGGGCTGGGAAGCTGCCCTGCTCCAGAGCCTTCGGGACCATGTATGAACTCGTCACCCATGTGACGGTGGAGCATGTCGGAGGACCAGAACACTCCGACTATGTCTGCCACTGGGAGAACTGCGCAAGGGACAAGAAGCCGTTCAAAGCCAAATACAAGCTGGTGAACCACGTCAGAGTCCACACGGGGGAAAAGCCCTTCCCCTGCCCCTTTCACGGCTGCGAGAAAGTTTTTGCGAGATCAGAAAATCTGAAAATCCACAAGAGGACTCACACAGGtcagtttattattattattattattattattattattattattattattattattattacaggcTCGTTTATTTATGTAGTCGAGTATTTGTCTTACTTGAAATATACTTGTAACCTGGAGGATTATTATGTGTGCTGTTTAAATCAACACACGTAAACGGCGTCATGTAAATAATCTCCGGCTATTTCTCGCCGTGTGTGTAATTTCCTGGATTTGGAGAACAGCAGGAACCTCCAGATAAACAGTAGTAAGCCGGTTAGAAACGAGCACAGTCTGTAGGCCTGGTGCTGTGGGTGCCTCTCCCACCTCATTCAGTgaaattattaaataaatgtcGGGACACCGGAGAGCTGTGACGTAGCCGTTACGCGTTCTCTGCCTCCCAGGGACTCATCTCCTGTGTGCTCAGAGCACATCACACACAGCGTGCTGCTAGCAAATGGAAGAATTTGACCTAAGAGGTTAACTCGAGCGTGGAATTATTATCAATATAAAGGAAATTATTCAAAATTTGTATGTATGTGGTGGCCGGTTTTATCATTACGCACTGAAATTATTAAAGGAACACCAATTATTCTCTCGATTCCCCCCTGTTTTCCCCCCCGCCACCCTGAATTGATGCAGAATCGTTTCTCTGAGCTATTTTCCGCAGCAGAATAAAAAAGTCAACCAGTTGCCACTACTTTTAACGAGacaattcaattaaaaacattaacaAACGTTGGAGACATGGACAAATCCAGGCTGTTGATTTCGGCTGCCTTTATTACTTTCTCGGGTGCTTTAACCATGAGCGTAAACGATTTAGAGATACCTCTGCAGTTGCATAATATTCAGACGCAATTTACTAGAGGAATAAAGAACAAGGTTCCTGACACCTTTTTCAATTCGTCACACTCACCTAGTAAGCGGAAGAAATACAATTAAAGTTTTATTCCAGAGTCTCAATAACACTACATCGGTGGTCTGGTGGGAGGGCCATTAAGAGCATCCATTAGCTTTTTGATACTTTATTTATTGCACCGACTAAAATAAATCTTCGCGCTTGCTGTCGCAGGCTTCTGATAATTCAATGTCTGCTCGACCGCAGCCATGTTGCCTTAGTGCGCAATTGGTGCCTACTTGTTGCGACCGGAGCACAAAAAGTTTACCCATAAAAGCGTTAACGACCCAGTCCAGTTTAGTGAACCGATTTGTGGAGATTTGTATAATGAAGCCATTGTACAAAAGCTCCGTGTCTCACAATTGGAGTGTGGGGCAGCTGCACCGAGTCCCACCACATGACTATGGCCAGAGCGAGCACGCGCCGGCCTTTTACCGCAATGTCATAACCCGCCgcatttctctctctgcacGTTTAGGTGAAAAACCCTTTAAATGTGAGTTCGAGGGCTGCAGCCGGAGGTTCGCGAACAGCAGCGACAGAAAGAAACACTCGCACGTCCACTCCAGCGATAAACCCTACATGTGCAAGGTCAGGGGCTGCGATAAGTGTTACACCCACCCCAGCTCCCTGCGGAAGCACATGAAGCTGCACAGCACCAAGGCCCACGACGCCCAGAGCGGCGACGAGGGCCACCCGGCGGACGCCAGGTCAACCCGAGTCCCGGATGCGGCCCAGATCAGCTCCCCTCAGCCCTCCGCCTCCACTCAAGATGTCCCCATGTCCCCGGAGGGTCAAGACGAGTCGACCCTGAGGTCACGCTTCCATCACACATTTGACAGCAGTTTGGACTACTGCGCGCACAGGTCACAGTCCCTGTTAGACCCTTTGTTGCTCCAGAGAAGCAGTTACAggtcccagtcctcccagcaCCCCTGCGGCCAGACAGGTCACACGTTTGCGCAGACCTCAAGGACTTTCCCCTCCACTTCTCCCTTTCAAAAGAGTATCGTTAATGGATGGTACACATGCCACAGCGGCGTGGACTCGTTCCCGTCAAAGCAGTGCAACAACATTCCCTCTCTTTAAGTTTCTTTCGGGACCTTTTGGGGCTGTGTTTTTCGGTGTT is a window of Takifugu rubripes chromosome 14, fTakRub1.2, whole genome shotgun sequence DNA encoding:
- the zic6 gene encoding zic family member 6, which codes for MSSLSRYSGCPLSCVNPGESSAEPSVVLPPLAGEHMGHPTGSSLKLCPSHNLRDYPETRSSAYVDHSVPSFSDSGYPSHRLEHSPRGFIIGANLSGAGMPPITDQLASRANQHGGIGRYRDFSGCRDNRSHAFFTGYQEQAHASTDASRDLGSHMMLGIPGDLLARSHPYGQAVNPKGNSQQLVTQFLGLYKPLNMAIQRGGGDAFLRCSKQTVKHELVCKWSDEQEGAGKLPCSRAFGTMYELVTHVTVEHVGGPEHSDYVCHWENCARDKKPFKAKYKLVNHVRVHTGEKPFPCPFHGCEKVFARSENLKIHKRTHTGEKPFKCEFEGCSRRFANSSDRKKHSHVHSSDKPYMCKVRGCDKCYTHPSSLRKHMKLHSTKAHDAQSGDEGHPADARSTRVPDAAQISSPQPSASTQDVPMSPEGQDESTLRSRFHHTFDSSLDYCAHRSQSLLDPLLLQRSSYRSQSSQHPCGQTGHTFAQTSRTFPSTSPFQKSIVNGWYTCHSGVDSFPSKQCNNIPSL